A window of the Podospora bellae-mahoneyi strain CBS 112042 chromosome 6, whole genome shotgun sequence genome harbors these coding sequences:
- the CLP1 gene encoding Cleavage polyadenylation factor subunit clp1 (EggNog:ENOG503NWRS; COG:A) translates to MSIPGLGHISAQQASLPSTRTLTLHPFSEWRFQISPTSTATCRLLSGTAERDGTELAQTKTYNITRCRSKIVTFTGATLEITGEFESEHVKHYPHSADSPFVAYLNLHFLLQARRSQSSSGSGHGPRVMICGPPASGKSSLAKMLIGWATRQGEQPVLATVDPRDGMLALPGTLSAAVFATVMDVEDPEGGVGVGCTPSSGPSAVPVKLPVGYYFGRERVEDDEGLWKDLVRRLGSSVRAKTGGDQGVRRGGVVVDTPAVEVRKGEVKVKGEDGEEERERGGGVEGLMHVIREFAVNIVIVLGSPDLEAELRRRDRKTPLGEPIEIVNLDKPDGVVEQDRQHLLSSRKALIKDYFFGDSKRALSPSVQSFSFDDVVIFRAVDAMDLDDPNQVLERAEISEEMSHWTLAVMDASVNDPLETIRQAPVIGWVCVSDVDKDRRRLKILSTVSGRLTRPMVWGRWPEPYVNLLG, encoded by the exons ATGTCCATCCCCGGCCTAGGGCACATATCAGCCCAG CaagcctccctcccatcaaccCGCActctcaccctccaccccttctccgAATGGCGCTTCCAAatatcccccacctccaccgccacctgCCGACTGCTCTCCGGAACCGCCGAGCGCGACGGCACCGAGCTCGCCCAGACAAAAACCTACAACATCACCCGCTGCCGCTCCAAGATCGTCACCTTCACGGGCGCCACGCTTGAAATAACGGGTGAATTCGAGTCCGAGCACGTAAAACACTACCCCCATTCTGCCGACTCGCCTTTTGTCGCCTATCTGAACTtgcacttcctcctccaggcACGGAGGTCGCAGAGCAGCAGTGGGAGTGGTCATGGGCCGAGGGTTATGATCTGTGGCCCGCCGGCGAGCGGAAAGAGCTCGCTAGCGAAGATGCTGATTGGTTGGGCGACGAGGCAGGGGGAGCAGCCTGTGCTGGCGACGGTGGATCCGAGGGATGGGATGTTGGCTTTGCCGGGGAcgttgtcggcggcggtgtttgCTACGGTGATGGATGTGGAGGACccggaggggggggttggggtggggtgTACCCCGTCTAGTGGGCCGAGTGCGGTGCCGGTGAAGTTGCCGGTGGGGTATTActttgggagggagagggtggaggatgatgaggggctTTGGAAGGATCTGGTGAGACGGTTGGGGAGCTCGGTGAGGGCGAAGACGGGGGGGGATCaaggggtgaggaggggaggtgtggttgttgatacCCCCGCcgtggaggtgaggaagggggaggtgaaggtaaaaggagaggatggagaggaagagagggaaagggggggtggggtggaggggttgatgcaCGTCATTAGAGAATTTGCTG TCAATATCGTTATCGTGCTTGGGTCACCAGACTTGGAAGCTGAGTTGAGACGCCGGGATAGGAAGACACCACTAGGGGAGCCGATTGAGATTGTGAATCTTGACAAACCTGATGGAGTGGTGGAGCAAGACAGACAGCATCTGCTCTCGTCACGCAAGGCTCTGATCAAGGACTATTTTTTTGGCGATTCCAAGCGAGCTCTTAGTCCTTCGGTGCAGTCGTTTAGTTTTGACGACGTCGTGATCTTTAGGGCCGTTGATG CGATGGATCTCGACGACCCGAACCAGGTTCTGGAGCGCGCAGAGATCTCAGAGGAAATGTCACACTGGACGCTGGCGGTCATGGATGCCTCGGTCAATGACCCCCTGGAGACAATACGACAGGCGCCTGTCATCGGTTGGGTTTGCGTATCGGACGTGGACAAGGACAGGCGAAGACTGAAGATACTGTCTACGGTTAGCGGCCGGTTGACTCGGCCGATGGTCTGGGGACGGTGGCCGGAGCCGTATGTCAACCTGTTGGGTTAG
- a CDS encoding hypothetical protein (EggNog:ENOG503P2B4; COG:I; COG:K; COG:T), whose product MISNREIPKHADLQPYNFAVAGHDGTLCDPEGELFIKPCVQQEIDFYEKAFKDHPAFADLMPEYLGTLVLNDASDVHDIEEQIPAAVEHMTQHFKEEAVRMAKQHAADVAAAEAAKEADALAASNENVSWKPNKSRKIATDKSVVLENAAYGFKRPNILDAKLGQRLWADDAPMEKRKRFDEITKVTTNGSHGFRIAGMRVYKGGENPDEWDQEGYKVYNKDHGRLVVNKDNVVDEIRKFIFNPRANIDEDLGRAVAEAFVNDLKRVEQVLASSETRMYSASLLFTFEGDGDALRAAIENQTPTTPPKEATEKEPVPLASRVDSGIVMDGEGEIILPQGNGTTINGVIEGDVKVLQLAGEAESDDEEFASLPKIYSLKLIDFAHATWVPGQGPDENSLFGVRSLIKIFEELAK is encoded by the exons ATGATTAGCAACAGAGAGATCCCCAAGCACGCTGATTTGCAGCCCTACAACTTCGCCGTCGCTGGACA CGATGGCACACTCTGCGATCCCGAAGGCGAGCTCTTCATCAAGCCCTGTGTCCAGCAAGAAATCGACTTTTACGAAAAGGCCTTCAAGGACCACCCCGCCTTTGCCGACTTGATGCCCGAGTATCTTGGCACCCTCGTCCTGAACGACGCATCCGATGTCCACGATATCGAGGAGCAGATCCCCGCGGCTGTTGAGCATATGACCCAACActtcaaggaggaggctgtcCGCATGGCCAAGCAACACGCTGCCGACGTCGCGGCggccgaggctgccaaggaggcAGATGCGCTGGCTGCTAGCAATGAAAATGTCTCCTGGAAACCCAACAAGAGCCGCAAGATTGCCACGGACAAGTCAGTGGTGTTGGAGAATGCTGCCTACGGGTTCAAGCGCCCCAATATTCTGGACGCCAAGCTTGGTCAGAGACTTTGGGCAGACGATGCGCCCATGGAGAAGCGCAAGCGGTTCGATGAGATCACCAAGGTCACCACAAACGGATCGCACGGTTTTCGCATCGCGGGCATGCGCGTATacaaggggggggagaaccCAGACGAGTGGGACCAGGAAGGCTACAAGGTCTATAACAAGGACCATGGCAGGCTGGTggtcaacaaggacaacGTTGTGGATGAGATTCGCAAATTCATCTTTAACCCGCGAGCAAATATCGACGAGGACCTTGGGAGGGCTGTGGCCGAGGCTTTCGTCAACGACCTGAAGAGAGTGGAACAGGTCCTTGCCAGCTCAGAAACAAGAATGTACTCGGCTAGTCTGCTGTTTACATTTGAAGGAGACGGTGATGCGCTCAGGGCGGCCATCGAGAACCAaacgccaacaaccccaccaaagGAGGCTACCGAGAAGGAACCTGTTCCCCTCGCGTCCCGCGTTGACAGCGGCATCGTTATGGACGGTGAAGGAGAGATTATCCTGCCGCAGGGGAATGGTACCACGATTAATGGAGTCATTGAGGGAGACGTCAAggtcctccagctcgccggggaggcggagagcgATGACGAAGAGTTTGCCTCACTGCCAAAGATCTACTCGCTCAAGCTGATCGATTTTGCGCATGCCACCTGGGTTCCTGGGCAAGGGCCAGATGAGAACAGCCTTTTTGGCGTTAGAAGTCTTATCAAGATTTTTGAGGAGTTGGCGAAataa
- a CDS encoding hypothetical protein (EggNog:ENOG503PEDB; COG:S) has product MDFSPTGTASIGDQVYGSHDAKIPDISEQTKLFNEAMEGKPDDKGKKKKKKKKKSKATKPTGFEEYYCEPVITPAEAWDEKNLIYSPDRSFVERIEEGIQRYRARRRLDAVRNQVFTQYLILGGVDATARQFQGADKLPDDLIRESTKGELRDMVSDDVIHRGGEGGGRFYHPASSEHWDVDFTGVVAGFMSHKVLDMSGGEMEMIWIASNTIQNFLKYLILHDVCPEHADDINRAIKLCDQAFEEIGLVSNALELVPGAFNRSVAALHCEEEDGDAISLLVDNKDLDRNHALHTVALIATLVLPTLGGSSTPNVNAMEVTNPIERTFEITSITPPTKEMRQRVAVVSEHLRKSNPSAPPIQACGTMQGHPVIVLDGWDVTDKLTDEEAKEESSFILEELILEQLRVGMKLTIGVSTCTFPGGGAFKVVRYVKGIKPSFYTFLPQDLMRYWKEPVPNERPGPSIHDRHDLLELAVGEDEADD; this is encoded by the exons ATGGACTTCTCGCCGACAGGCACCGCCTCGATCGGCGACCAGGTCTACGGGAGCCATGACGCCAAGATCCCGGATATCTCTGAACAGACAAAGCTATTCAATGAAGCAATGGAGGGCAAGCCTGacgacaagggcaagaagaagaagaagaagaaaaagaaatctAAAGCCACCAAGCCGACCGGGTTTGAGG AGTATTACTGCGAGCCGGTGATAACTCCCGCCGAGGCTTGGGACGAGAAGAACCTGATTTATTCTCCCGACCGTTCCTTTGTGGAGCGCATCGAAGAGGGCATCCAACGGTACCGTGCCCGGCGCCGCCTGGATGCCGTCCGAAACCAGGTCTTTACTCAGTACCTCATCCTTGGCGGTGTCGATGCCACTGCTCGCCAGTTCCAGGGGGCGGATAAGCTGCCTGATGACCTGATCCGGGAGTCTACCAAGGGCGAGCTGAGAGACATGGTGTCAGATGATGTGATTCATcgtgggggggagggtggtggccGGTTCTATCATCCGGCCAGTTCTGAGCATTGGGATGTGGACTTTACgggggttgtggctgggttCAT GTCTCACAAAGTCCTTGACATGTCTGGCGGCGAGATGGAAATGATCTGGATCGCCTCGAACACCATCCAGAATTTTCTCAAGTATTTGATCCTCCATGATGTCTGCCCCGAGCACGCCGACGATATCAATAGAGCCATCAAGCTTTGTGACCAAGCCTTTGAGGAGATTGGTCTCGTGAGCAACGCTTTGGAACTGGTTCCGGGTGCCTTCAACCGCTCGGTTGCGGCACTCCActgcgaggaagaggacggcgATGCtatttctcttcttgttgacaaCAAGGATCTTGACCGCAATCATGCCCTCCACACCGTGGCTCTCATCGCGACTTTGGTCCTACCCACTCTTGGTGGTAGCAGCACGCCCAATGTCAACGCTATGGAGGTGACCAACCCTATCGAGCGCACCTTTGAGATCACATCCATCACCCCACCCACAAAAGAGATGCGCCAAAGGGTAGCCGTCGTCAGCGAGCACCTCAGAAAGTCTAACCCATCCGCCCCTCCCATCCAGGCCTGTGGCACAATGCAAGGTCACCCAGTTATTGTCCTAGACGGGTGGGACGTCACTGATAAGCTCACCGATGAAGAAGCCAAGGAGGAGTCCTCGTTTATTCTTGAAGAGCTGATTCTCGAGCAGCTGAGGGTGGGCATGAAGCTGACGATTGGGGTTTCGACTTGCACTTTTCCTGGGGGTGGGGCCTTCAAGGTGGTTCGCTATGTCAAGGGAATCAAGCCGAGCTTTTACACGTTCTTGCCACAGGATTTGATGAGGTATTGGAAGGAGCCGGTGCCGAATGAGAGACCTGGGCCTAGTATTCATGATAGGCATGATTTGCTTGAGTTGGcggtgggtgaggatgaggcggaTGATTGA
- the PRP22 gene encoding DEAH-box ATP-dependent RNA helicase prp22 (COG:A; EggNog:ENOG503NVRX): MDDLESLELLSLVSKITSELQNHLGVSEKTLAEFLIAQRLECDSLDGFKAKLASVGASDFPPSLVDSIDRLVRTMHPKFKGQQNRTNDDSSQRHDRSAEETTKVFKGLAIPDKEVEVEAIDDTFAMLESLAPKPSNGNKERPLRKRSRTPDDRREDSRRKRKDRYRSRSRSRSRSPQRGRQRNDRYRDDDDAYRRPPPLDLDDTPQLNKVYDGHVTGVKDFGAFVNIHGVKGKVDGLVHISAFGQRVNHPEDVVTRGQNVKVKVVKIEGNRVGLSMKDIDQETGVDMAPQIRMGSGANMMALGGGPTGGNDPTGSFMATAIARQQKKRMTSPERWEIRQMIAAGIAKASDYPDLEEEYKSTLDGTGQMELEEDVDIEIRDEEPPFLAGQTKQSLELSPIRVVKAPDGSMNRAAMAGTNLAKERKEMKQQEAEEQQQKTKVDLSQWQDPMANPENRQFASDLRRRAQATQAESDSVPEWKRAVVPKDQPTGKRSDMTIKEQRESLPVFGFREQLINAVRENQVLIVVGETGSGKTTQLTQYLAEAGFTSNGIIGCTQPRRVAAVSVAKRVSEEVGCRLGEEVGYTIRFEDVTSPATKIKYMTDGMLEREILIDPELRRYSVIMLDEAHERTIATDVLFALLKKTMKSRKDLKVIVTSATLDADKFSEYFNACPIFTIPGRTFPVEILYSREPESDYLDAALTTVMQIHLSEPMGDILLFLTGQEEIDTSCEILFERMKALGPSVPELIILPVYSALPSEMQSRIFDPAPPGSRKVVIATNIAETSITIDHIYYVIDPGFVKQNAYDPKLGMDSLIVTPISQAQANQRAGRAGRTGPGKCFRLYTEAAYQSEMLPTTIPEIQRQNLSNTILMLKAMGINDLIRFDFMDPPPVNTMLTALEELYALGALDDEGLLTRLGRKMADFPMEPSLSKVLISSVDKGCSDEVVSIVAMLNLSTIFYRPKDKQNQADQKKAKFHDPHGDHLTLLNVYNSWKNHGFSPTWCHENFIQARSMRRAKDVRDQIVKIMNRHRHPIVSCGRETDRVRQALCSGFFRNTARKDPQEGYKTLTEGTPVYLHPSSALFGKQAEWVIYHTLVLTTREYMHFTTAIEPKWLIDAAPTFFKLAPTDKLSKRKAAERIQPLHNRYGGEDDWRLSAQKRGGRGGGGGGTWG, encoded by the exons ATGGACGACTTGGAGTCCCTCGAGCTGCTTTCGCTCGTTTCCAAGATCACGTCGGAATTGCAAAACCATCTAGGCGTTAGCGAAAAAACACTGGCCGAGTTCCTCATCGCCCAGCGCCTCGAATGCGATTCTCTCGATGGTTTCAAGGCCAAGCTGGCCTCGGTCGGTGCCAGCGACTTCCCGCCGAGTTTGGTCGATAGCATAGACAGGCTAGTCAGGACTATGCATCCAAAGTTCAAAGGACAACAGAACCGAACCAACGACGACAGCAGCCAGCGCCATGATCGATCCGCTGAAGAGACTACCAAGGTCTTCAAAGGGCTCGCGATTCCCGACAAGGAGGTAGAAGTGGAAGCTATCGATGACACATTCGCCATGCTCGAGAGCCTTGCGCCAAAACCATCGAATGGCAATAAAGAAAGACCGCTGAGGAAACGAAGCAGAACACCAGATGACCGCCGCGAGGACTCGAGACGAAAACGCAAGGACAGGTACAGGTCACGGTCCAGATCCCGATCGAGGTCTCCACAACGAGGACGGCAGAGAAATGACCGCTACcgagacgacgacgatgcgTATCGACGGCCACCTCCCCTCGATCTCGACGATACTCCACAGCTCAACAAGGTGTACGACGGTCATGTCACAGGTGTAAAGGACTTTGGCGCTTTTGTCAACATTCATGGTGTGAAGGGGAAGGTTGACGGCTTGGTGCACATCTCGGCGTTTGGTCAGCGAGTCAACCACCCAGAAGATGTCGTGACGCGAGGGCAAAATGTCAAGGTCAAAGTTGTCAAGATCGAGGGCAACAGGGTAGGCTTGTCAATGAAGGATATCGACCAGGAGACAGGCGTGGATATGGCGCCCCAAATAAGGATGGGATCGGGTGCCAATATGATGGCCCTGGGTGGTGGACCAACAGGAGGAAACGACCCGACAGGTTCGTTCATGGCGACTGCTATTGCCCGgcaacaaaagaagagaaTGACCTCGCCTGAAAGATGGGAGATTCGACAAATGATTGCTGCTGGAATCGCAAAGGCCTCAGACTACCCGGATTTGGAGGAAGAGTACAAGTCAACCCTTGACGGTACAGGGCAGATGGAGTTGGAAGAGGACGTCGACATCGAGATACGCGACGAAGAACCCCCATTTCTGGCCGGACAGACCAAACAGTCTCTCGAGTTATCACCCATCCGCGTTGTCAAGGCCCCAGATGGCTCCATGAATCGTGCCGCTATGGCCGGCACCAACCTTGccaaggaaagaaaggagaTGAAGCAGCAGGAAGCCGAAGAACAGCAGCAAAAGACAAAGGTCGATTTGTCCCAATGGCAGGATCCAATGGCTAATCCCGAGAACCGACAATTTGCTAGCGACTTGCGACGGCGTGCCCAGGCAACCCAAGCAGAGTCTGATTCTGTGCCCGAATGGAAGAGGGCCGTGGTGCCCAAGGATCAGCCCACGGGCAAAAGGTCCGACATGACCATCAAGGAGCAGCGAGAGTCTTTGCCTGTCTTCGGTTTCAGGGAACAACTGATCAACGCTGTCAGAGAGAACCAAGTTCTGATTGTCGTTGGTGAGACTGGCTCCGGAAAAACCACTCAGCTTACCCAATACCTCGCCGAGGCCGGCTTTACCAGCAATGGCATTATTGGCTGCACGCAGCCTCGTCGTGTAGCTGCCGTTTCGGTTGCTAAGCGTGTCTctgaggaggttggctgTCGactgggtgaggaggtcgggTACACAATCAGATTCGAGGATGTAACCAGCCCGGCGACGAAGATCAAGTACATGACGGACGGCAT GTTGGAACGTGAGATTTTGATCGACCCTGAACTGCGGAGATACTCAGTCATCATGTTGGACGAAGCACACGAGCGTACTATTGCTACTGACGTTCTGTTTGCTTTGTTGAAGAAGACCATGAAGAGCCGGAAGGACCTCAAGGTCATCGTCACCAGTGCTACGTTGGATGCCGATAAATTCAGCGAATACTTCAATGCCTGTCCCATCTTTACCATTCCAGGACGAACCTTCCCTGTCGAGATTCTTTACTCTCGTGAACC GGAATCTGATTATCTCGATGCTGCGCTGACGACCGTCATGCAAATCCACTTGAGTGAACCCATGGGTGatattcttcttttcttgacAGGTCAAGAAGAGATCGACACGTCCTGTGAGATTTTGTTTGAACGCATGAAAGCACTAGGACCGTCAGTGCCGGAACTCATCATTCTCCCTGTTTACTCTGCCCTTCCCAGCGAAATGCAGAGCAGGATTTTCGACCCTGCACCGCCTGGCAGCCGAAAGGTCGTCATTGCTACCAATATTGCCGAAACGTCGATTACGATTGATCATATTTACTATGTCATCGATCCTGGTTTCGTCAAACAAAACGCCTATGATCCCAAACTCGGCATGGACTCGCTCATCGTCACCCCTATCTCCCAAGCGCAGGCAAATCAGCGGGCAGGTCGCGCCGGCCGCACAGGACCCGGCAAGTGCTTCCGGCTGTACACCGAAGCAGCCTACCAGTCCGAGATGCTTCCGACGACTATTCCCGAAATCCAAAGACAAAACTTGTCCAACACTATCCTCATGCTCAAGGCCATGGGCATCAACGACCTTATCCGCTTTGACTTTATGGAT CCTCCACCCGTCAACACTATGCTTACAGCCTTGGAGGAGCTTTATGCCCTAGGAGCACTGGACGACGAAGGTCTGCTGACTCGCCTCGGGCGAAAAATGGCCGACTTCCCCATGGAGCCTTCTCTTTCCAAGGTCTTGATCTCCTCAGTCGATAAGGGTTGCTCAGATGAAGTTGTGAGCATTGTTGCCATGCTCAACCTCAGCACCATCTTTTACCGGCCAAAAGACAAGCAAAACCAAGCGGaccagaagaaggccaagttcCACGACCCACACGGCGACCATCTGACACTGTTGAACGTGTACAATTCGTGGAAGAATCACGGTTTCTCTCCAACCTGGTGTCACGAGAACTTCATTCAGGCCCGTTCGATGCGCCGTGCCAAGGATGTGCGGGATCAGATCGTCAAGATCATGAATCGGCATCGTCACCCCATCGTCAGCTGTGGACGCGAGACAGACAGGGTCCGCCAAGCTCTCTGCAGCGGTTTCTTCCGCAACACAGCCCGCAAGGACCCCCAGGAGGGATACAAGACATTGACAGAAGGCACACCCGTGTACCTGCACCCGAGCTCAGCGCTGTTCGGGAAGCAGGCGGAATGGGTGATTTACCACACGTTAGTGCTCACCACCAGGGAGTACATGCACTTCACCACGGCGATTGAGCCCAAGTGGCTTATTGACGCGGCGCCTACCTTCTTCAAGTTGGCACCAACAGACAAGCTGtcgaagaggaaggcggcaGAAAGGATACAGCCGCTCCATAACCGGTatggcggggaggatgattggCGTCTCAGCGCTCAGAAGAGAGGAGgcaggggtggtggtggtggtggaacaTGGGGTTAG